The following are encoded in a window of Kogia breviceps isolate mKogBre1 chromosome 10, mKogBre1 haplotype 1, whole genome shotgun sequence genomic DNA:
- the LOC131763640 gene encoding hyaluronidase-1-like isoform X4, whose product MRPFSPEVSLELPCAMAAHLLPICTLFLNLLGMAKGSRDPVVPNRPFTTIWNANTQWCLERHGVDVDVSVFDVVANPGQTFRGPDITIFYSSQLGTYPYYTSAGEPVFGGLPQNASLAVHLVRTFQDILAAMPASNFSGLAVIDWEAWRPRWAFNWDTKDIYRQRSRALVQGQHPDWPAPWVEAAAQDQFEGAARAWMAGTLRLGQALQPRGLWGFYGFPDCYNDDFKNPNYTGQCPPGIRAQNDQLGWLWGQSRALYPSIYLPAALEGTKKAQMFVQHRVGEAFRLAEDAGYPDLPVLPYVQIFYDMTNRFLPLEDLEHSLGESADQGAAGVVLWVSWENTRTKESCQAIKEYVDTTLGPFILNVTSGALLCSQVLCSGHGRCARHPSHPEAHLILSPTSFSIESTPGGGPLTLRGALSLKDRLRMAVEFRCRCYRGWMGTWCEQWGRW is encoded by the exons ATGAGGCCTTTCAGCCCTGAG GTTTCCCTAGAACTGCCCTGTGCCATGGCAGCCCACCTGCTTCCCATCTGCACCCTCTTCCTGAACTTGCTCGGCATGGCCAAAGGCTCCAGGGACCCCGTGGTACCCAACCGGCCCTTCACCACCATCTGGAATGCAAACACCCAGTGGTGTCTAGAGAGGCATGGCGTGGACGTGGATGTCAGTGTCTTTGATGTGGTGGCCAACCCAGGGCAGACCTTCCGTGGCCCTGACATAACCATTTTCTACAGCTCCCAGCTGGGTACCTACCCTTACTACACTTCTGCTGGGGAGCCCGTATTCGGTGGCCTGCCCCAGAATGCCAGCCTGGCTGTCCACCTGGTCCGCACATTCCAGGACATCCTGGCTGCCATGCCTGCATCCAACTTCTCAGGGCTGGCAGTTATTGACTGGGAGGCATGGCGCCCACGCTGGGCCTTCAACTGGGACACCAAGGACATTTACCGGCAGCGCTCACGGGCACTGGTACAGGGGCAGCACCCTGACTGGCCAGCTCCTTGGGTGGAGGCAGCAGCTCAGGACCAGTTCGAGGGGGCTGCGCGGGCCTGGATGGCAGGGACCCTAAGGCTGGGACAAGCACTGCAGCCTCGTGGTCTCTGGGGCTTCTATGGCTTCCCTGACTGCTATAACGATGACTTTAAAAATCCCAACTACACCGGCCAGTGCCCACCAGGCATCCGTGCCCAGAATGACCAGCTGGGGTGGCTGTGGGGCCAGAGCCGTGCCCTCTACCCCAGCATCTACCTGCCTGCAGCACTGGAGGGCACGAAGAAGGCACAGATGTTTGTGCAGCACCGTGTGGGTGAGGCATTCCGTTTGGCCGAGGATGCAGGGTACCCTGATCTGCCAGTGCTGCCCTATGTCCAGATCTTCTACGACATGACTAACCGTTTTCTGCCCCTG GAGGATCTGGAGCACAGCCTGGGGGAGAGTGCAGACCAGGGGGCAGCAGGAGTGGTGCTCTGGGTGAGCTGGGAGAACACAAGAACCAAG GAATCCTGCCAGGCCATCAAGGAGTATGTTGACACGACACTGGGGCCCTTCATCCTGAATGTGACCAGTGGGGCTCTTCTGTGCAGTCAAGTCCTGTGCTCTGGCCATGGCCGTTGTGCCCGGCACCCCAGTCACCCTGAGGCCCACCTCATCCTCAGCCCCACCAGTTTCTCCATCGAGTCCACGCCTGGTGGTGGGCCCCTGACCCTCCGAGGTGCCCTCTCACTCAAGGATCGGTTGCGGATGGCTGTGGAGTTCAGATGCCGCTGCTACCGTGGGTGGATGGGAACATGGTGTGAGCAGTGGGGCAGGTGGTGA
- the LOC131763640 gene encoding hyaluronidase-1-like isoform X2: MRPFSPEVSLELPCAMAAHLLPICTLFLNLLGMAKGSRDPVVPNRPFTTIWNANTQWCLERHGVDVDVSVFDVVANPGQTFRGPDITIFYSSQLGTYPYYTSAGEPVFGGLPQNASLAVHLVRTFQDILAAMPASNFSGLAVIDWEAWRPRWAFNWDTKDIYRQRSRALVQGQHPDWPAPWVEAAAQDQFEGAARAWMAGTLRLGQALQPRGLWGFYGFPDCYNDDFKNPNYTGQCPPGIRAQNDQLGWLWGQSRALYPSIYLPAALEGTKKAQMFVQHRVGEAFRLAEDAGYPDLPVLPYVQIFYDMTNRFLPLDLEHSLGESADQGAAGVVLWVSWENTRTKPEVTLRSNLAKLILDPTHQPDLTLSPRLAELTLGSACHPEMTLSPGSTELILDPARQPEETPAPNLAELTLEPVHCRPELLDACADLINEQWPRSHASRLHSLGQSSDAFPLCLMLLSPRPTPEAAPIVVGHARLSRVLDQPQSLLVETVVVARALRGRGFGRRLMEGLEAFAQARGFRRLHLTTHDQLHFYAHLGYQLGEPVQGLVFTSRWLPATLLNAFPRAPFPRPPCKAPSLTAQSAPRAPKGSSLPPPPPLPEPLTILPPPPGGPPPQSLLETQYQDLRRRPIFWMEKDI; this comes from the exons ATGAGGCCTTTCAGCCCTGAG GTTTCCCTAGAACTGCCCTGTGCCATGGCAGCCCACCTGCTTCCCATCTGCACCCTCTTCCTGAACTTGCTCGGCATGGCCAAAGGCTCCAGGGACCCCGTGGTACCCAACCGGCCCTTCACCACCATCTGGAATGCAAACACCCAGTGGTGTCTAGAGAGGCATGGCGTGGACGTGGATGTCAGTGTCTTTGATGTGGTGGCCAACCCAGGGCAGACCTTCCGTGGCCCTGACATAACCATTTTCTACAGCTCCCAGCTGGGTACCTACCCTTACTACACTTCTGCTGGGGAGCCCGTATTCGGTGGCCTGCCCCAGAATGCCAGCCTGGCTGTCCACCTGGTCCGCACATTCCAGGACATCCTGGCTGCCATGCCTGCATCCAACTTCTCAGGGCTGGCAGTTATTGACTGGGAGGCATGGCGCCCACGCTGGGCCTTCAACTGGGACACCAAGGACATTTACCGGCAGCGCTCACGGGCACTGGTACAGGGGCAGCACCCTGACTGGCCAGCTCCTTGGGTGGAGGCAGCAGCTCAGGACCAGTTCGAGGGGGCTGCGCGGGCCTGGATGGCAGGGACCCTAAGGCTGGGACAAGCACTGCAGCCTCGTGGTCTCTGGGGCTTCTATGGCTTCCCTGACTGCTATAACGATGACTTTAAAAATCCCAACTACACCGGCCAGTGCCCACCAGGCATCCGTGCCCAGAATGACCAGCTGGGGTGGCTGTGGGGCCAGAGCCGTGCCCTCTACCCCAGCATCTACCTGCCTGCAGCACTGGAGGGCACGAAGAAGGCACAGATGTTTGTGCAGCACCGTGTGGGTGAGGCATTCCGTTTGGCCGAGGATGCAGGGTACCCTGATCTGCCAGTGCTGCCCTATGTCCAGATCTTCTACGACATGACTAACCGTTTTCTGCCCCTG GATCTGGAGCACAGCCTGGGGGAGAGTGCAGACCAGGGGGCAGCAGGAGTGGTGCTCTGGGTGAGCTGGGAGAACACAAGAACCAAG CCAGAGGTGACCCTGAGATCCAACCTGGCCAAGCTGATCCTGGATCCTACACACCAGCCAGATCTGACCCTGAGCCCCAGGCTAGCTGAGTTGACCCTGGGTTCTGCATGCCATCCAGAGATGACCCTCAGTCCTGGCTCAACTGAGCTGATCCTGGATCCCGCACGCCAGCCAGAGGAGACCCCAGCCCCCAACCTGGCTGAGCtgaccctggagcctgtgcactgccGACCTGAGCTCCTGGATGCCTGTGCCGACCTCATCAATGAGCAGTGGCCCCGCAGCCACGCCTCCCGCCTGCACTCCTTGGGCCAGTCCTCAGATGCCTTCCCCCTCTGCTTGATGCTGCTGAGCCCCCGTCCCACACCAGAGGCAGCCCCCATTGTGGTGGGCCATGCCCGCCTGTCACGGGTGCTGGACCAGCCCCAGAGCCTCCTAGTGGAGACGGTGGTGGTGGCCCGAGCCTTGAGGGGCCGTGGCTTTGGCCGCCGCCTCATGGAGGGCCTCGAAGCCTTTGCGCAGGCCCGGGGCTTCCGCCGGCTACACCTCACCACCCATGACCAGCTGCACTTTTATGCCCACCTGGGCTACCAGCTGGGTGAGCCTGTGCAGGGCCTGGTCTTCACCAGTCGGTGGCTGCCTGCCACCCTGCTCAATGCCTTCCCCAGGGCCCCCTTTCCCCGGCCACCCTGCAAGGCCCCTAGCCTGACTGCCCAATCTGCCCCAAGAGCCCCCAAGGGGTCATCATtgccgccacccccacccctgcctgagCCCTTGACCATCCTACCCCCACCTCCAGGAGGGCCCCCTCCACAAAGCCTGCTGGAGACTCAATACCAAGACCTGAGAAGACGCCCCATATTCTGGATGGAGAAAGACATCTGA
- the LOC131763640 gene encoding hyaluronidase-1-like isoform X1: MRPFSPEVSLELPCAMAAHLLPICTLFLNLLGMAKGSRDPVVPNRPFTTIWNANTQWCLERHGVDVDVSVFDVVANPGQTFRGPDITIFYSSQLGTYPYYTSAGEPVFGGLPQNASLAVHLVRTFQDILAAMPASNFSGLAVIDWEAWRPRWAFNWDTKDIYRQRSRALVQGQHPDWPAPWVEAAAQDQFEGAARAWMAGTLRLGQALQPRGLWGFYGFPDCYNDDFKNPNYTGQCPPGIRAQNDQLGWLWGQSRALYPSIYLPAALEGTKKAQMFVQHRVGEAFRLAEDAGYPDLPVLPYVQIFYDMTNRFLPLEDLEHSLGESADQGAAGVVLWVSWENTRTKPEVTLRSNLAKLILDPTHQPDLTLSPRLAELTLGSACHPEMTLSPGSTELILDPARQPEETPAPNLAELTLEPVHCRPELLDACADLINEQWPRSHASRLHSLGQSSDAFPLCLMLLSPRPTPEAAPIVVGHARLSRVLDQPQSLLVETVVVARALRGRGFGRRLMEGLEAFAQARGFRRLHLTTHDQLHFYAHLGYQLGEPVQGLVFTSRWLPATLLNAFPRAPFPRPPCKAPSLTAQSAPRAPKGSSLPPPPPLPEPLTILPPPPGGPPPQSLLETQYQDLRRRPIFWMEKDI, translated from the exons ATGAGGCCTTTCAGCCCTGAG GTTTCCCTAGAACTGCCCTGTGCCATGGCAGCCCACCTGCTTCCCATCTGCACCCTCTTCCTGAACTTGCTCGGCATGGCCAAAGGCTCCAGGGACCCCGTGGTACCCAACCGGCCCTTCACCACCATCTGGAATGCAAACACCCAGTGGTGTCTAGAGAGGCATGGCGTGGACGTGGATGTCAGTGTCTTTGATGTGGTGGCCAACCCAGGGCAGACCTTCCGTGGCCCTGACATAACCATTTTCTACAGCTCCCAGCTGGGTACCTACCCTTACTACACTTCTGCTGGGGAGCCCGTATTCGGTGGCCTGCCCCAGAATGCCAGCCTGGCTGTCCACCTGGTCCGCACATTCCAGGACATCCTGGCTGCCATGCCTGCATCCAACTTCTCAGGGCTGGCAGTTATTGACTGGGAGGCATGGCGCCCACGCTGGGCCTTCAACTGGGACACCAAGGACATTTACCGGCAGCGCTCACGGGCACTGGTACAGGGGCAGCACCCTGACTGGCCAGCTCCTTGGGTGGAGGCAGCAGCTCAGGACCAGTTCGAGGGGGCTGCGCGGGCCTGGATGGCAGGGACCCTAAGGCTGGGACAAGCACTGCAGCCTCGTGGTCTCTGGGGCTTCTATGGCTTCCCTGACTGCTATAACGATGACTTTAAAAATCCCAACTACACCGGCCAGTGCCCACCAGGCATCCGTGCCCAGAATGACCAGCTGGGGTGGCTGTGGGGCCAGAGCCGTGCCCTCTACCCCAGCATCTACCTGCCTGCAGCACTGGAGGGCACGAAGAAGGCACAGATGTTTGTGCAGCACCGTGTGGGTGAGGCATTCCGTTTGGCCGAGGATGCAGGGTACCCTGATCTGCCAGTGCTGCCCTATGTCCAGATCTTCTACGACATGACTAACCGTTTTCTGCCCCTG GAGGATCTGGAGCACAGCCTGGGGGAGAGTGCAGACCAGGGGGCAGCAGGAGTGGTGCTCTGGGTGAGCTGGGAGAACACAAGAACCAAG CCAGAGGTGACCCTGAGATCCAACCTGGCCAAGCTGATCCTGGATCCTACACACCAGCCAGATCTGACCCTGAGCCCCAGGCTAGCTGAGTTGACCCTGGGTTCTGCATGCCATCCAGAGATGACCCTCAGTCCTGGCTCAACTGAGCTGATCCTGGATCCCGCACGCCAGCCAGAGGAGACCCCAGCCCCCAACCTGGCTGAGCtgaccctggagcctgtgcactgccGACCTGAGCTCCTGGATGCCTGTGCCGACCTCATCAATGAGCAGTGGCCCCGCAGCCACGCCTCCCGCCTGCACTCCTTGGGCCAGTCCTCAGATGCCTTCCCCCTCTGCTTGATGCTGCTGAGCCCCCGTCCCACACCAGAGGCAGCCCCCATTGTGGTGGGCCATGCCCGCCTGTCACGGGTGCTGGACCAGCCCCAGAGCCTCCTAGTGGAGACGGTGGTGGTGGCCCGAGCCTTGAGGGGCCGTGGCTTTGGCCGCCGCCTCATGGAGGGCCTCGAAGCCTTTGCGCAGGCCCGGGGCTTCCGCCGGCTACACCTCACCACCCATGACCAGCTGCACTTTTATGCCCACCTGGGCTACCAGCTGGGTGAGCCTGTGCAGGGCCTGGTCTTCACCAGTCGGTGGCTGCCTGCCACCCTGCTCAATGCCTTCCCCAGGGCCCCCTTTCCCCGGCCACCCTGCAAGGCCCCTAGCCTGACTGCCCAATCTGCCCCAAGAGCCCCCAAGGGGTCATCATtgccgccacccccacccctgcctgagCCCTTGACCATCCTACCCCCACCTCCAGGAGGGCCCCCTCCACAAAGCCTGCTGGAGACTCAATACCAAGACCTGAGAAGACGCCCCATATTCTGGATGGAGAAAGACATCTGA
- the LOC131763640 gene encoding hyaluronidase-1-like isoform X3 produces the protein MAAHLLPICTLFLNLLGMAKGSRDPVVPNRPFTTIWNANTQWCLERHGVDVDVSVFDVVANPGQTFRGPDITIFYSSQLGTYPYYTSAGEPVFGGLPQNASLAVHLVRTFQDILAAMPASNFSGLAVIDWEAWRPRWAFNWDTKDIYRQRSRALVQGQHPDWPAPWVEAAAQDQFEGAARAWMAGTLRLGQALQPRGLWGFYGFPDCYNDDFKNPNYTGQCPPGIRAQNDQLGWLWGQSRALYPSIYLPAALEGTKKAQMFVQHRVGEAFRLAEDAGYPDLPVLPYVQIFYDMTNRFLPLEDLEHSLGESADQGAAGVVLWVSWENTRTKPEVTLRSNLAKLILDPTHQPDLTLSPRLAELTLGSACHPEMTLSPGSTELILDPARQPEETPAPNLAELTLEPVHCRPELLDACADLINEQWPRSHASRLHSLGQSSDAFPLCLMLLSPRPTPEAAPIVVGHARLSRVLDQPQSLLVETVVVARALRGRGFGRRLMEGLEAFAQARGFRRLHLTTHDQLHFYAHLGYQLGEPVQGLVFTSRWLPATLLNAFPRAPFPRPPCKAPSLTAQSAPRAPKGSSLPPPPPLPEPLTILPPPPGGPPPQSLLETQYQDLRRRPIFWMEKDI, from the exons ATGGCAGCCCACCTGCTTCCCATCTGCACCCTCTTCCTGAACTTGCTCGGCATGGCCAAAGGCTCCAGGGACCCCGTGGTACCCAACCGGCCCTTCACCACCATCTGGAATGCAAACACCCAGTGGTGTCTAGAGAGGCATGGCGTGGACGTGGATGTCAGTGTCTTTGATGTGGTGGCCAACCCAGGGCAGACCTTCCGTGGCCCTGACATAACCATTTTCTACAGCTCCCAGCTGGGTACCTACCCTTACTACACTTCTGCTGGGGAGCCCGTATTCGGTGGCCTGCCCCAGAATGCCAGCCTGGCTGTCCACCTGGTCCGCACATTCCAGGACATCCTGGCTGCCATGCCTGCATCCAACTTCTCAGGGCTGGCAGTTATTGACTGGGAGGCATGGCGCCCACGCTGGGCCTTCAACTGGGACACCAAGGACATTTACCGGCAGCGCTCACGGGCACTGGTACAGGGGCAGCACCCTGACTGGCCAGCTCCTTGGGTGGAGGCAGCAGCTCAGGACCAGTTCGAGGGGGCTGCGCGGGCCTGGATGGCAGGGACCCTAAGGCTGGGACAAGCACTGCAGCCTCGTGGTCTCTGGGGCTTCTATGGCTTCCCTGACTGCTATAACGATGACTTTAAAAATCCCAACTACACCGGCCAGTGCCCACCAGGCATCCGTGCCCAGAATGACCAGCTGGGGTGGCTGTGGGGCCAGAGCCGTGCCCTCTACCCCAGCATCTACCTGCCTGCAGCACTGGAGGGCACGAAGAAGGCACAGATGTTTGTGCAGCACCGTGTGGGTGAGGCATTCCGTTTGGCCGAGGATGCAGGGTACCCTGATCTGCCAGTGCTGCCCTATGTCCAGATCTTCTACGACATGACTAACCGTTTTCTGCCCCTG GAGGATCTGGAGCACAGCCTGGGGGAGAGTGCAGACCAGGGGGCAGCAGGAGTGGTGCTCTGGGTGAGCTGGGAGAACACAAGAACCAAG CCAGAGGTGACCCTGAGATCCAACCTGGCCAAGCTGATCCTGGATCCTACACACCAGCCAGATCTGACCCTGAGCCCCAGGCTAGCTGAGTTGACCCTGGGTTCTGCATGCCATCCAGAGATGACCCTCAGTCCTGGCTCAACTGAGCTGATCCTGGATCCCGCACGCCAGCCAGAGGAGACCCCAGCCCCCAACCTGGCTGAGCtgaccctggagcctgtgcactgccGACCTGAGCTCCTGGATGCCTGTGCCGACCTCATCAATGAGCAGTGGCCCCGCAGCCACGCCTCCCGCCTGCACTCCTTGGGCCAGTCCTCAGATGCCTTCCCCCTCTGCTTGATGCTGCTGAGCCCCCGTCCCACACCAGAGGCAGCCCCCATTGTGGTGGGCCATGCCCGCCTGTCACGGGTGCTGGACCAGCCCCAGAGCCTCCTAGTGGAGACGGTGGTGGTGGCCCGAGCCTTGAGGGGCCGTGGCTTTGGCCGCCGCCTCATGGAGGGCCTCGAAGCCTTTGCGCAGGCCCGGGGCTTCCGCCGGCTACACCTCACCACCCATGACCAGCTGCACTTTTATGCCCACCTGGGCTACCAGCTGGGTGAGCCTGTGCAGGGCCTGGTCTTCACCAGTCGGTGGCTGCCTGCCACCCTGCTCAATGCCTTCCCCAGGGCCCCCTTTCCCCGGCCACCCTGCAAGGCCCCTAGCCTGACTGCCCAATCTGCCCCAAGAGCCCCCAAGGGGTCATCATtgccgccacccccacccctgcctgagCCCTTGACCATCCTACCCCCACCTCCAGGAGGGCCCCCTCCACAAAGCCTGCTGGAGACTCAATACCAAGACCTGAGAAGACGCCCCATATTCTGGATGGAGAAAGACATCTGA
- the LOC131763640 gene encoding N-alpha-acetyltransferase 80-like isoform X5 translates to MFVQHRVGEAFRLAEDAGYPDLPVLPYVQIFYDMTNRFLPLEDLEHSLGESADQGAAGVVLWVSWENTRTKPEVTLRSNLAKLILDPTHQPDLTLSPRLAELTLGSACHPEMTLSPGSTELILDPARQPEETPAPNLAELTLEPVHCRPELLDACADLINEQWPRSHASRLHSLGQSSDAFPLCLMLLSPRPTPEAAPIVVGHARLSRVLDQPQSLLVETVVVARALRGRGFGRRLMEGLEAFAQARGFRRLHLTTHDQLHFYAHLGYQLGEPVQGLVFTSRWLPATLLNAFPRAPFPRPPCKAPSLTAQSAPRAPKGSSLPPPPPLPEPLTILPPPPGGPPPQSLLETQYQDLRRRPIFWMEKDI, encoded by the exons ATGTTTGTGCAGCACCGTGTGGGTGAGGCATTCCGTTTGGCCGAGGATGCAGGGTACCCTGATCTGCCAGTGCTGCCCTATGTCCAGATCTTCTACGACATGACTAACCGTTTTCTGCCCCTG GAGGATCTGGAGCACAGCCTGGGGGAGAGTGCAGACCAGGGGGCAGCAGGAGTGGTGCTCTGGGTGAGCTGGGAGAACACAAGAACCAAG CCAGAGGTGACCCTGAGATCCAACCTGGCCAAGCTGATCCTGGATCCTACACACCAGCCAGATCTGACCCTGAGCCCCAGGCTAGCTGAGTTGACCCTGGGTTCTGCATGCCATCCAGAGATGACCCTCAGTCCTGGCTCAACTGAGCTGATCCTGGATCCCGCACGCCAGCCAGAGGAGACCCCAGCCCCCAACCTGGCTGAGCtgaccctggagcctgtgcactgccGACCTGAGCTCCTGGATGCCTGTGCCGACCTCATCAATGAGCAGTGGCCCCGCAGCCACGCCTCCCGCCTGCACTCCTTGGGCCAGTCCTCAGATGCCTTCCCCCTCTGCTTGATGCTGCTGAGCCCCCGTCCCACACCAGAGGCAGCCCCCATTGTGGTGGGCCATGCCCGCCTGTCACGGGTGCTGGACCAGCCCCAGAGCCTCCTAGTGGAGACGGTGGTGGTGGCCCGAGCCTTGAGGGGCCGTGGCTTTGGCCGCCGCCTCATGGAGGGCCTCGAAGCCTTTGCGCAGGCCCGGGGCTTCCGCCGGCTACACCTCACCACCCATGACCAGCTGCACTTTTATGCCCACCTGGGCTACCAGCTGGGTGAGCCTGTGCAGGGCCTGGTCTTCACCAGTCGGTGGCTGCCTGCCACCCTGCTCAATGCCTTCCCCAGGGCCCCCTTTCCCCGGCCACCCTGCAAGGCCCCTAGCCTGACTGCCCAATCTGCCCCAAGAGCCCCCAAGGGGTCATCATtgccgccacccccacccctgcctgagCCCTTGACCATCCTACCCCCACCTCCAGGAGGGCCCCCTCCACAAAGCCTGCTGGAGACTCAATACCAAGACCTGAGAAGACGCCCCATATTCTGGATGGAGAAAGACATCTGA